The following coding sequences lie in one Pectobacterium sp. A5351 genomic window:
- a CDS encoding HI1506-related protein — MPIQITARVDGFRRCGMAHSAKTQTYPDDHFTATALAVLENEPQLIVVRVSGDAEKSDGAARQLSAALEKLDAAGKASAVLAGERDSLKTRVAALERDVASANTTIETVSAERDALQESNTALTTERDALQAQLADAVKAKK; from the coding sequence ATGCCGATTCAAATTACTGCGCGTGTTGATGGTTTCCGTCGCTGCGGCATGGCACACAGTGCCAAAACCCAGACCTATCCTGATGACCATTTCACCGCTACGGCGTTAGCGGTGCTGGAAAACGAGCCGCAGTTGATCGTCGTGCGCGTCAGTGGTGATGCAGAAAAAAGCGATGGCGCGGCCAGACAACTGTCTGCGGCGCTAGAAAAACTGGACGCCGCAGGAAAAGCCTCGGCGGTGCTGGCTGGTGAGCGTGACTCGCTCAAAACCCGTGTAGCTGCTCTGGAGCGTGATGTTGCGTCCGCCAATACCACGATTGAAACGGTATCGGCAGAACGCGACGCCCTTCAGGAAAGCAACACGGCGCTGACCACCGAGCGTGATGCGCTCCAGGCGCAGCTTGCTGACGCAGTGAAGGCGAAAAAATAA
- a CDS encoding gp436 family protein, translating into MYATRADMVLAFGEKECVSLTDRDFTGDIDDEVLTGALNRASAEIDSYLAGRYPVPWSDTPRILVGRCCDIARYLLCGGGTQMTEEIRVRYEDAIRYLERVADGRITLGKMPDGQVVQQTSSGARFQSAGRAFDRGSTGGGAF; encoded by the coding sequence ATGTACGCGACCCGTGCCGACATGGTGCTGGCGTTCGGTGAGAAAGAGTGTGTCTCGCTCACCGACCGTGATTTCACTGGCGATATTGATGATGAGGTGCTTACGGGGGCGTTAAACCGCGCCAGTGCGGAAATCGATAGCTATCTGGCTGGCCGCTACCCCGTTCCCTGGTCAGATACCCCCCGGATTCTGGTTGGTCGTTGCTGTGATATCGCCCGCTATCTGCTCTGTGGTGGAGGTACACAGATGACCGAGGAGATCCGCGTGCGCTATGAGGACGCGATCCGCTATCTGGAGCGCGTCGCCGATGGGCGTATCACGTTGGGCAAAATGCCAGACGGCCAGGTCGTTCAACAGACCAGCTCTGGCGCACGTTTTCAGTCGGCCGGTCGCGCATTTGACAGGGGTTCTACCGGGGGAGGTGCATTTTGA